Proteins encoded within one genomic window of Nordella sp. HKS 07:
- a CDS encoding ATP-grasp domain-containing protein — translation MTNHTPLPRFSRAVTHWRNWPGAEDPTAIDALEDIVQREKLEGYLLVPAADGDVKFASQAHARLSRHLNLLLPDWSSLQWAADKALTYRRAAELGIAVPEIYPVRSHADAADMPMRFPVVLKPSMRLALNRFTRDKVWRADDRDGFVRLYAEAAGLVGPEAIVVQELVPGDGECQLSYAGLWWQGRPVSAFVAQRTRQYPIDFSYTSTFVETIESPDVREAAEAFLSSIGHHGLCEIEFKRDSRNGVLKLLDVNPRPWSWFGLADAAGVDFGAAIVALASGREPPPMRARTGVGWMFGQRDPIAALQLALAGRLDAGAWLASLTRTRTFATMSLSDPLPGIVELPVTLFRALARLPGRSRNHS, via the coding sequence GTGACCAATCACACGCCTTTGCCGCGTTTCTCGCGCGCCGTGACGCACTGGCGCAACTGGCCCGGCGCGGAGGATCCCACCGCCATCGATGCGCTTGAGGACATTGTGCAACGGGAGAAGCTTGAGGGCTATCTTCTCGTTCCGGCTGCCGATGGCGACGTCAAATTCGCCTCCCAGGCCCATGCACGCCTTTCGAGGCACCTCAATCTGCTGTTGCCGGACTGGTCCAGCCTGCAATGGGCCGCCGACAAGGCTCTGACCTATCGCCGCGCCGCGGAGCTCGGTATCGCGGTCCCCGAGATATATCCCGTCCGCTCGCACGCCGATGCCGCCGACATGCCGATGCGATTTCCGGTGGTCCTCAAGCCCTCGATGCGCCTCGCGCTCAATCGCTTCACGCGCGACAAGGTCTGGCGCGCCGACGACCGCGATGGTTTCGTGCGGCTCTACGCCGAGGCGGCAGGTCTCGTCGGGCCGGAAGCCATCGTCGTTCAGGAACTGGTGCCGGGCGATGGCGAATGCCAGCTCTCCTATGCGGGCCTGTGGTGGCAGGGCCGGCCGGTCAGCGCCTTCGTGGCGCAGCGCACCCGCCAATATCCGATCGATTTCAGCTATACCTCCACCTTCGTCGAAACCATCGAATCCCCGGATGTGCGTGAGGCGGCGGAAGCATTCCTGTCTTCCATCGGCCATCACGGCCTGTGCGAGATCGAATTCAAGCGCGATTCGCGCAACGGCGTGCTCAAGCTGCTCGATGTCAATCCGCGCCCCTGGTCGTGGTTCGGACTGGCCGACGCGGCCGGGGTCGATTTCGGGGCGGCCATCGTCGCTCTCGCCAGCGGCCGTGAGCCGCCGCCCATGCGGGCGCGAACAGGTGTCGGCTGGATGTTCGGCCAGCGCGATCCGATTGCCGCCCTTCAACTCGCGCTCGCCGGACGCCTCGATGCCGGGGCATGGCTCGCCTCGCTCACCCGCACGCGCACATTTGCGACAATGTCGCTCAGCGATCCGTTGCCGGGCATAGTGGAGCTTCCCGTGACATTGTTTCGGGCGCTTGCCCGCCTGCCGGGCAGATCCCGCAACCATTCGTAA
- a CDS encoding GNAT family N-acetyltransferase: MRQQPTAVFDTSSAISGAGIGSGFTVEVDNISDSDWDGIASGFADIHPEQTACFAGHHWKGRDSHLLLHRNGEPVAGARVALVKLPLIGRGLAFLRFGPFWRRRDAAADPEIYRAMIAALVEEYCVARGHCLTVLPRPHPRYHAEECGWLRDMGFAQRRQYEDPERYVVNTALNEGAQLKSLAQKWRYNLRQALANSLDVRMTEAPEDIDAFQKLYVSMMERKDFSSTTPVHLTGQLIANLPDKLKPKLFVAYHEKKLVAGATVGLFGDTAYYMFGASSADALPLKAGYALHWVIVQWLNQNGFQWYDLGGASHEPGLRQFKKGFVGKAGQIVTMEGEFDRWTTPVGRLASDAIFGARNLRRRLRHGAKFGKTADSSK; the protein is encoded by the coding sequence ATGCGTCAGCAACCCACGGCCGTGTTCGACACCTCATCCGCAATATCCGGTGCCGGCATCGGGTCGGGCTTCACCGTCGAGGTCGACAATATCTCCGATAGTGACTGGGACGGCATCGCCAGCGGCTTCGCCGACATTCACCCGGAACAGACCGCTTGCTTTGCCGGTCACCACTGGAAGGGAAGGGACAGTCATCTTCTGCTTCACCGCAATGGCGAGCCGGTCGCCGGCGCGCGTGTCGCACTCGTCAAGCTGCCGCTGATCGGAAGAGGGCTTGCCTTTCTCCGCTTCGGCCCTTTCTGGCGGCGCCGGGATGCGGCAGCCGATCCTGAAATCTACCGCGCCATGATCGCGGCACTGGTCGAGGAATATTGCGTCGCGCGCGGCCACTGCCTGACCGTCCTGCCGCGCCCGCATCCGCGCTATCACGCCGAGGAATGCGGCTGGCTGCGCGACATGGGTTTCGCGCAGAGGCGCCAATACGAGGATCCCGAGCGTTACGTCGTCAACACCGCGCTCAACGAGGGTGCCCAGCTCAAGAGCCTCGCCCAGAAATGGCGCTACAATCTGCGCCAGGCGCTCGCCAACTCGCTCGATGTACGCATGACGGAAGCGCCCGAGGACATCGACGCCTTCCAGAAGCTCTATGTGTCGATGATGGAGCGAAAGGATTTCTCGAGCACCACACCCGTTCATCTGACCGGGCAGCTGATCGCCAATCTGCCCGACAAGCTCAAGCCGAAGCTTTTTGTCGCCTATCACGAGAAGAAACTGGTGGCCGGCGCCACAGTGGGCCTGTTCGGCGACACGGCCTACTATATGTTCGGCGCGTCCTCGGCCGATGCCTTGCCGCTCAAAGCGGGCTATGCGCTTCACTGGGTGATCGTCCAGTGGCTCAACCAGAATGGGTTCCAATGGTACGACCTGGGCGGGGCGTCGCATGAGCCGGGGCTGCGCCAGTTCAAGAAGGGATTCGTCGGTAAGGCCGGGCAGATCGTCACCATGGAAGGTGAATTCGACCGCTGGACGACGCCCGTCGGGCGGCTGGCGTCGGATGCCATCTTCGGCGCCCGAAATCTCAGGCGGCGCCTGCGTCATGGCGCGAAATTCGGGAAGACGGCCGACAGCTCGAAGTGA